The DNA window AATTGCAGGAAGTGTAAAAACGGCATGAATTCCAAGAGCTAAAATCACGGCAACAACATATTCCCAAAGTGAAAATAGCGACTCGACTCCTTTTTCCGCAACAACAAATGAGATAAGAGAAAATACACCGATTGGAGTCAATTTGATTACCCATTTTGCAAGAGTCATCATTGCTTCATTTAGCGAATTGAAAAAGTTTGTAAGCGGAATTCGTTTCTCTTCAGCCAAATGTAGAGTTGCCATTGCCAAAAGAACAGTGAAAACGATGATTTGAATTACCGAACCGTTTGCCAACGAATTTACAATATTTGTTGGAATGAAACTGAGAATAAAATCGTCAAGTGAAAACTCATTAATGTGTGGAGCAGTTTCAGGTTTTGCGATTTCCACACCGACACCAGGATTTATAATATTTACGATAATAATTCCCATCACAACTGCTAATGCCGTTGTTGAAAAATAGTAAATAAAAGCTTTGCTTCCAACACCCTTTAATTCATTCACTCCACCAATTCCAACAATCGCTACAAAAATAGATGCAAAAATAAGTGGAACAATTAGCATTTTTAAGAGAGAGAGAAAGAGAGAACCGATAATTTGTTGTTGAAGTGCAATTTCTGGTAAAAAAGCCCCAAAAAGCACCCCAAACACAATTGCTAACAGAGTTAAATTTTCTGTATTAAGTTTCAAGAAAATCCTTTTTCAAAGATTCTAACATCTCAAAAAATTGTTAAAATAGATTTAAGAAGTTAAAAGGAGTTTTGTTGAACAGAGAAAAGGCGATTGAATTTTCCGATCGGTGGAAAAGTGCAAAATATGAAAGAGGAGAGGCTCAAACTTTTTGGAATGAGTTTTTTCAGATTTTCGGAGTCGATAGAAAAAGGGTCGCCTCATTTGAAGAGCCTGTAAAAAAGTTGGGAAATAAGCAGGGATTTATTGATCTTTTTTGGAAAGGCAAAATTTTAATTGAGCATAAATCACTCGGAAAAGATTTGGGAAAAGCAAAAACACAGGCAATAGACTATTTTCCGAATTTGAGTGATGAAGAGTTGCCGAGATATATTTTGGTTTGTGATTTTCAGAATTTCGAGCTTTTTGATTTAGAAGAGGATCAGGAGTGGAAATTTGAGTTATCGGAACTTTCGGAAAACTTACATCTTTTTGGATTTGTGATTGATGATTTTCGGAAAATTTTTGATGAACGGGTGGAGCTGAATTTAAAAGCAGGATATTTGCTTGGGGATTTTCACACGGAATTTGAGAAGAGTGGCTAC is part of the Thiovulum sp. ES genome and encodes:
- a CDS encoding Na+/H+ dicarboxylate symporter (PFAM: Sodium:dicarboxylate symporter family); the encoded protein is MKLNTENLTLLAIVFGVLFGAFLPEIALQQQIIGSLFLSLLKMLIVPLIFASIFVAIVGIGGVNELKGVGSKAFIYYFSTTALAVVMGIIIVNIINPGVGVEIAKPETAPHINEFSLDDFILSFIPTNIVNSLANGSVIQIIVFTVLLAMATLHLAEEKRIPLTNFFNSLNEAMMTLAKWVIKLTPIGVFSLISFVVAEKGVESLFSLWEYVVAVILALGIHAVFTLPAILYFVGKTSPIAYFNQVREAVLLAFSTASSSATLPVSIEVSQEKGGVSKKNAGFILPLGATVNMDGTALYESIAVIFIANLAGIDLSIGQQILIFLTATLASIGAAGIPGAGIVMMVIVLDTVGLPYEYISVILVVDRILDMFRTATNVWGDLIGAKLLDKIVK